From Andrena cerasifolii isolate SP2316 chromosome 12, iyAndCera1_principal, whole genome shotgun sequence, a single genomic window includes:
- the Asta-r1 gene encoding allatostatin A receptor 1 isoform X2, which yields MLQEMESAWGNVVTNLTNTSNMHSNGTQKEDPEYSFDRQQVEKMVVVVVPIFFGMIGILGLVGNCLVVTVVAANPGMRSTTNILIINLAVADLLFVIFCIPFTATDFVLPFWPFGNVWCKIVQYLIIVTAYASIYTLVLMSLDRYLAVVHPISSMSWRTENHAILAICIAWAMIFAVSTPALVVHGEDMDGSSSENMTACQILPQYDWPFFQMTFFLMSYLLPLMLICFFYICMLVRLWRGPRVSAESRRGRRRVTRLVLVVVGVFAFCWCPIQVILVTKSLNVYPLTPATIMVQIASHILAYTNSCVNPILYAFLSDSFRKAFRKIIYCKPRPDQNRQLGPLTRTTRAASSGDIL from the exons ATGCTTCAAGAGATGGAGAGCGCCTGGGGCAACGTCGTCACAAATTTGACCAACACATCGAACATGCACAGCAACGGCACGCAAAAGGAGGACCCGGAATACAGTTTCGATCGCCAACAAGTGGAGaagatggtggtggtggtggtgccaATATTTTTCGGCATGATCGGCATTCTGGGGCTGGTTGGGAATTGCCTGGTGGTCACTGTCGTGGCTGCGAATCCTGGCATGAGATCAACGACGAACATCCTGATCATCAATCTGGCGGTGGCAGACCTGCTCTTCGTCATCTTCTGTATTCCATTCACCGCAACGGACTTCGTGCTGCCCTTCTGGCCCTTTGGCAACGTCTGGTGCAAGATCGTCCAGTACCTTATCATCGTTACTGCCTATGCCAGCATTTACACCTTGGTCCTCATGAGCCTCGACAG GTACTTGGCAGTAGTTCACCCCATCTCTTCGATGTCATGGAGAACCGAAAATCACGCGATCCTCGCCATTTGCATCGCTTGGGCGATGATCTTCGCGGTGTCCACGCCTGCCCTCGTCGTCCATGGCgag GACATGGACGGCTCGTCGTCGGAGAACATGACGGCTTGCCAAATCCTACCGCAGTACGATTGGCCCTTCTTCCAGATGACGTTCTTCCTGATGAGTTACCTACTGCCACTGATGCTGATATGCTTCTTTTACATTTGCATGCTCGTCAGGCTCTGGCGCGGCCCCCGCGTCAGCGCCGAgagtcgacgaggaagacgacgcgTTACGAGGCTGgtgctcgtcgtcgtcggcgtttTCGCCTTCTGTTGGTGCCCTATACAG GTGATACTGGTGACGAAGTCATTGAACGTCTATCCACTGACACCAGCGACGATAATGGTCCAAATAGCCAGCCATATCCTGGCGTACACGAACAGCTGTGTCAATCCTATACTCTACGCCTTTCTCAGCGACAGCTTTCGGAAAGCATTTCGGAAAATTATATATTGCAAGCCTCGGCCAGATCAAAACAGGCAACTGGGACCATTGACGAGAACTACGAGAGCTGCCAGTTCTGGCGACATCCTCTAG
- the Asta-r1 gene encoding allatostatin A receptor 1 isoform X1, which translates to MLQEMESAWGNVVTNLTNTSNMHSNGTQKEDPEYSFDRQQVEKMVVVVVPIFFGMIGILGLVGNCLVVTVVAANPGMRSTTNILIINLAVADLLFVIFCIPFTATDFVLPFWPFGNVWCKIVQYLIIVTAYASIYTLVLMSLDRYLAVVHPISSMSWRTENHAILAICIAWAMIFAVSTPALVVHGEFQDMDGSSSENMTACQILPQYDWPFFQMTFFLMSYLLPLMLICFFYICMLVRLWRGPRVSAESRRGRRRVTRLVLVVVGVFAFCWCPIQVILVTKSLNVYPLTPATIMVQIASHILAYTNSCVNPILYAFLSDSFRKAFRKIIYCKPRPDQNRQLGPLTRTTRAASSGDIL; encoded by the exons ATGCTTCAAGAGATGGAGAGCGCCTGGGGCAACGTCGTCACAAATTTGACCAACACATCGAACATGCACAGCAACGGCACGCAAAAGGAGGACCCGGAATACAGTTTCGATCGCCAACAAGTGGAGaagatggtggtggtggtggtgccaATATTTTTCGGCATGATCGGCATTCTGGGGCTGGTTGGGAATTGCCTGGTGGTCACTGTCGTGGCTGCGAATCCTGGCATGAGATCAACGACGAACATCCTGATCATCAATCTGGCGGTGGCAGACCTGCTCTTCGTCATCTTCTGTATTCCATTCACCGCAACGGACTTCGTGCTGCCCTTCTGGCCCTTTGGCAACGTCTGGTGCAAGATCGTCCAGTACCTTATCATCGTTACTGCCTATGCCAGCATTTACACCTTGGTCCTCATGAGCCTCGACAG GTACTTGGCAGTAGTTCACCCCATCTCTTCGATGTCATGGAGAACCGAAAATCACGCGATCCTCGCCATTTGCATCGCTTGGGCGATGATCTTCGCGGTGTCCACGCCTGCCCTCGTCGTCCATGGCgag TTTCAGGACATGGACGGCTCGTCGTCGGAGAACATGACGGCTTGCCAAATCCTACCGCAGTACGATTGGCCCTTCTTCCAGATGACGTTCTTCCTGATGAGTTACCTACTGCCACTGATGCTGATATGCTTCTTTTACATTTGCATGCTCGTCAGGCTCTGGCGCGGCCCCCGCGTCAGCGCCGAgagtcgacgaggaagacgacgcgTTACGAGGCTGgtgctcgtcgtcgtcggcgtttTCGCCTTCTGTTGGTGCCCTATACAG GTGATACTGGTGACGAAGTCATTGAACGTCTATCCACTGACACCAGCGACGATAATGGTCCAAATAGCCAGCCATATCCTGGCGTACACGAACAGCTGTGTCAATCCTATACTCTACGCCTTTCTCAGCGACAGCTTTCGGAAAGCATTTCGGAAAATTATATATTGCAAGCCTCGGCCAGATCAAAACAGGCAACTGGGACCATTGACGAGAACTACGAGAGCTGCCAGTTCTGGCGACATCCTCTAG